The following DNA comes from Rhodopseudomonas boonkerdii.
CGAGACCAATGTCGAAAGCCGTCTCGATGAATAAGCGCAAACAGGAGAGCGCAACGCCCACATCTCCAAAGAATGCACCCGTTCGGCTGCCCGACCTGATTATCGATCGGGCGGATCTGCCGGCCGCCGCCGCACGGTTGGCTGACCGGCTGTCGGCGGCCGACACCTTCTTTCAGAGGGCCGAGGCGTTGGTGAAGGTGGTGGAGTCAGAGCGCGGACCAACCGCCCGGCCGATCACTGTTCATGACGTGGTAAATCATGGCCACCGCGTCTGCCGGCCGGTCCTTCAAAAGATCATTCAGGGTGAGATTGTGCTTGAGCCGGTGACGCTGCCGGACCGCGTTGCACGCCTGTACCTCAATCTCCACGACAAATGGACAGTCGGCCAATTGAACGGCATCTGCCGCGCTCCGATCCTCTCGGACGATGGCAATATCCGAGTCGCTCAGGGTTATGACCCTGAGACCGGCCACTGGTGCGCAGGTATCGATGCGCCCGGCATCCCAGAGCGTCCGTCGAGACTGCAGGCAGAGAGGGCGCTCCGCATCTTGCGCAGCGCCTTCGCGACATTCCCCTTCGCCGATGCATGCATGGTGAGTCGCTCGGCGAGCACGAGTGCCATCGATCTGTCGAAGCCGCCGGGCATCGACGAGACAAGTCACCTTTGCGCCGTGCTTACGGCCGTCTGCCGACCCAGTCTGCCGTTGGCCCCTGGCTTTGTTTTCCGCTCGCCGCAGCTCTCCGGCGCCGGCACCGGGAAGGGCAAGCTCGTCCGATCCATCGCGCGCATCGCCTACAACACGGTGCCGAGGCCGTTCACGAGTCCGGGCGCGCAAAGTGAGCTGGAGAAGCGCCTGACCGCTTCGCTCGTCGAGGCCGATCCCGTTATCTTCCTGGACAACGTCAACTCGGAGACTCTGAAATCGAACCTTTTGGCTCAGATCGCCACGGAAAATCCCTGCTCCATCCGCCCGTTCGGTATCAATACCAAGATGGTCACGGTGACGACGAACGTCTTTCTGGCGATCACGGGCAACGCCGTCCGGGTCGCCGAAGACCTGGCGCGCCGATTTCTGTTCGTCAATCTGGACGCCGGATGCGAGGATCCCGAGCGTCGAGCCTTCGATGGAAATTTTTCCGCGATGGTAGACCGGCAGCGCGGCGAACTGCTCGCTGCCGCACTGACGATCTGGCGGTGGGGCCGTCAGAACCGCCCCAAGCCGGGTCTCGAGCTCGGAAGCTTCGAACAGTGGGCCGAGTGGTGCCGCGATCCGCTGCTTGCACTGGGTTGTCCTGATCCGGTCGGCCGGATTGCGGATGCCAAGCGTGACGACCCGGATCGCCTCCAGCTCCTTGAATTCTTCCAGGAATGGCACCGGCTCTATGGCGACCGCGCTGTTCGCGTGAGCGAGCTTGATCTGAAGTTGCGCCAGCTTGCAGAAGGCCACGGCACAACCCGCCAGAAATTCGCGACGTTCGTCGCCAATCTGACGGGAACGCGCGCTGCAGGTTTCGTCTTGATCCGCAATTTGCCGATCGGAAAATGGAGCGCGGCCACGTACGCGCTCAAGAGCACGGGTAACTAGACCCGCGCCCCGGGCTCCCACGCACCAGCCCTTGGGACTTCCAGATCATCGGGACCATAGGGGGCACCGGACGCGGGCCGGTGCCCCCTTGCAGGTTAGACAATTCAGTTTGCCGGGAATCCACAATTTATCGCCTGGCCACTGCTGTTTGGAGTGGCAACACAGCCATGTGAGAATACCTGCTTCTTAGTCGTCTTCGAGCTTGACCTGGGCGCCGGTTGTTCCCATCTCGCAACCCTCAAAGATCGAAGTAGTGGCGGGCTCTATCGCCAAGTAATTAACCAATGCATCGCTTCAGCAGATGCATTCAACGAAATCGTTACCTTTGACCGATGCTAATGCCTTCTCTGGGCTGGTGCTCCGCGGCGGCGCCGGCGCAAACGTCATCAATCAGAGATGAGGCAGTTGTGGGAATTGCTGTACCCTTTATCGGCTACGTAAAGGCAAGGGGAAGAGAGTCCGTACGCCACAAGCGGGATGCCGAGGACAACGGCAGGCACATCGGGGCGATTGAAGCATTTTTCAGCGTTGTTGAGACGGCAGACCCAAAATGGTTTTCGCCGTTCTTGCGTCAGCCTCGAGGGGCTCAGTGGTCACCTTGCGTCTCAAGAGTCTTATTGGAGACCGACGATGTCCGACGTCCGCAACTAACGAAATTCTTGAAGAGGGCCGGCGACAGTACGCTTGTGATCTCGGCATGGGAGGATCTCTTTGAAGTGAGAAACGATATCGTCGACGAGCTGGTGGAACGATGCCTGAGCAGGTGGAGTCCGATCCTACGCATCGATCAGCCGCACGCCGCGCTAACGCCGGCGCTCGCTCGGCAATCTGGTTCGAACTTGCCTCACTTGATCATGCGCAATCAAGCCAAGGTTCAAGATGCTATCGAAGCGAGAGTTCGTCCTCTTTTGCCGATCACTTAACAAGGCGGGCTATGATCCGTTTCACTATGTACCTCGGGCATCGGGGTCATAGGGTCCATCGCTATGGAGGCATTCGGAGCGCCAGCGACCCTGGTCCGCCTGCTTCCGTAGGAGAATGCACTCATTCGAGCCAAAGTTCGATCGCGCATATCCTATCAAAATTCAGTCATTTCAGAGTCAGAGTATGGCCGGAATTTCTGTGACGGGTTGACAGCCGAGAGAGTCTCGCGGCGCCCGTCGTGGAGATATCCCATGACGCAACTGAATGTCCTGCACGCCGCTCGCGATGAGCATGGCGGTTATAAGGTGGATGTGAGCCGCGGTGAGCGCGTCGGTCGCGTCTCCTCGGAATGGTTCTCCCGGCCGGCGGACGAGCGGTACTTGTCGCTCACCGAGCTTCACGCCGCCGTTCAGGGCCGCGCCGAGCGAAGCCGGACCCGGACAGTCGAAAGCGAGGCGATCCGGGTGGAAGCCAATCGCGATAACGCGGAGCGGCTGACGCTCATGTTGCCGGGCGAGAGCGCACCTTTGTCGCCAACCCATTGGAGCTTCGGTCAGCTCGCAACGATGGTGGGCGCGCCATCCGCGTATTTGCGGCAGCTTCCGGCGCCACTCGCGGCCATCAACTTGCAATACGGACTGACCTCGAATCGAGCAGAGCTGATCAAGACGCTCGAAGTCGAGGAGGGCCGCGTTGAACTACGGGCGGTCACAAGCCCAGATTACGGCCGCATCTTTGACCAAGAGCTTGTGGCCGCCGTGCAGCGAATTGCCGGGAACGGCACCGGCGACACGCGTTGGAAGGTCCCCGGCGTGCTCGACTGGTCGACCGGCATCTACAATCCGCGAGTTGACATCACGAAAGCGACCACCACCCTCTACGCCTCCGACCGGGACGTGTTCCTGTTCCTGGTCGACGACTTCAACCCCATCGAGGCGGGCAAGCTGCCTGACGGCTCGCCCGACCTCTACTTCCGCGGCTTCTATTGCTGGAATTCTGAGGTCGGTGCCAAGACGCTTGGGATCGCAAGCTTCTACCTTCGCGCCGTGTGCCAGAATCGCAATCTTTGGGGTGTGGAAGATTTCGAGGAGATCACCATCCGTCACTCCAAATTCGCGGCTACCCGCTTCGCCCACGAGGCTGCGCCGGCGCTCGCTCGCTTCGCCAACTCCTCGCCGACACCCTTCGTCAATGGCATCAGGGCGGCGCGAGAGCGGATTGTTGCGCGCACGGATGAGGAGCGCACCGAGTTTCTTCGTAAGCGGGGGTTTGGCAAGTCGGAGACGGCGAAGATCATTGAGACGGTGCTTGCCGAGGAAGGCCGCAAACCCGAGAGTGTCTTCGACTTCGTGCAAGGCATCACCGCGGTGGCACGCGACAAGCCGCACCAGGACGGCCGGTTGGACCTCGAGGCGAAGGCCAAGAAGTTGCTCGATCGTGCTAACTAAGACCGATCGCGCCGCCCCAGTGGTGCGCGTGTGATGAGCCTCGGCTCTCGGTTTCTCCGGCTGGCGCCGCCCTTCAGAGTTAGAGGGCGGCGCTTCGCTTCGTGACGGGCAGAAGGTCGAGAGAGGTTCTTGACCGCCCGTCGAGGAGAAACGTCAATGGCAAAATCCGTTCGCAAGATCACCCTCAGTCAGTCCAGGGATATCCCCTTCAACCGGCTGGTGCTGAGCCAGTCCAATGTCCGACGTATCAAAGCGGGCGTCTCGATCGAGGAGCTTGCGCAAGACATCGCTCGGCGCACGCTGCTCCAGAGCCTCACCGTCCGGCCGGTTCTCGACGATGGCGGCGCCGAAACCGGCATGTTCGAAATCCCGGCCGGTGGGCGGCGCTATCGCGCGCTCGAACTGCTGGTCAAGCAGAAGCTGCTCTCGCGCAACGCGCCGGTTCCCTGCGTCATCCGGACCGATGGCCTCGCCGAGGAGGATTCGCTCGCCGAGAACATCCAGCGGGTCCCACTTGAGCCCCTCGATCAGTTCCGCGCCTTCCGCGATCTCGTCGAGAAGGGGAGGACCGAGGAGGA
Coding sequences within:
- a CDS encoding DUF932 domain-containing protein — its product is MTQLNVLHAARDEHGGYKVDVSRGERVGRVSSEWFSRPADERYLSLTELHAAVQGRAERSRTRTVESEAIRVEANRDNAERLTLMLPGESAPLSPTHWSFGQLATMVGAPSAYLRQLPAPLAAINLQYGLTSNRAELIKTLEVEEGRVELRAVTSPDYGRIFDQELVAAVQRIAGNGTGDTRWKVPGVLDWSTGIYNPRVDITKATTTLYASDRDVFLFLVDDFNPIEAGKLPDGSPDLYFRGFYCWNSEVGAKTLGIASFYLRAVCQNRNLWGVEDFEEITIRHSKFAATRFAHEAAPALARFANSSPTPFVNGIRAARERIVARTDEERTEFLRKRGFGKSETAKIIETVLAEEGRKPESVFDFVQGITAVARDKPHQDGRLDLEAKAKKLLDRAN